The following proteins are encoded in a genomic region of Rhizobium sp. CCGE531:
- a CDS encoding efflux RND transporter permease subunit: protein MNISRFFVDRPVFAGVLSILIVVAGLIGLRLLPISEYPEVVPPSIVVTAQYPGANPKVIAETVATPIEEQINGVEGMLYMSSQATSDGLLTLTVTFKLGTDPDKAQQLVQNRVSQAEPRLPQNVRDLGITTVKSSPDLMMVVNLISPDNRYDITYLRNYATLNIKDRLARLDGVGQVRVFGSGDYSMRVWVDPQKAAERGLAASDIANAIRAQNIQAAAGIIGQSPSVPGIDVQLNVNAQGRLTTPEEFGNIIVKSGSNGEITRLRDVARIELGAADYSLRSLLDSKPAVAIPVFQSPGSNAITISDNVVKTMNELQTAMPDGVKYEIVYDTTQFVRASIDKVVHTLLEAIALVVVVVILFLQTWRASIIPLIAVPVSIIGTFAVMYVCGFSINALSLFGLVLAIGIVVDDAIVVVENVERNIENGLSPRDATYRAMKEVSGPIIAIALVLVAVFVPLAFISGLSGQFYRQFALTIAISTVISAFNSLTLSPALAAMLLKDHHAPKDMLTRVMDVAFGWFFRGFNKVFHRGSSAYGKGVGGILSVKSLVMVVYLALIGATYYLFQAVPGGFVPQQDKQYLIGFAQLPDGATLDRTDDVIQRMSKIALEQPGVEHAIAFPGLSINGFTNSSNAGIVFVTLKAFEERTTPNLSGGAIAMQLNHKFGAIQDAFIAMFPPPPVQGLGTTGGFKLQIEDRAGLGYQALDGANKAFLAKAYQTPELTGIFSSYQINVPQLFADLDRAKAEQLGVSVTDVFDTLQIYLGSLYVNDFNAFGRTYSVRVQADAQFRSHASDIGQLKVRSASGQMIPLSALLKVDASTGPERTTRYNGFLAADINGGPAQGFSSGQAQAAVERIANETLPPGIGFEWTELTYQQILAGSSGIVIFPLALLLVYLVLAAQYESVSLPLAIVMIVPMGVLAALTGVWLTGGDNNIFTQIGLMVLVGLSAKNAILIVEFARELEFDGRKPVQAAIEASRLRLRPILMTSMAFIMGVVPLVTSTGAGAEMRAAMGVAVFAGMIGVTFFGIFMTPVFYVLIRSVTGNRPLKQHPHNDNDHSAEVLPIAAE from the coding sequence ATGAACATCTCAAGATTTTTCGTCGACCGTCCGGTGTTCGCCGGCGTGCTATCGATCCTCATCGTGGTCGCCGGCCTGATCGGTCTCCGGCTGCTGCCGATTTCCGAATATCCGGAAGTCGTGCCACCGTCGATCGTCGTCACCGCGCAATATCCGGGCGCCAACCCCAAGGTCATCGCCGAAACGGTGGCAACGCCGATCGAGGAGCAGATCAACGGCGTCGAAGGCATGCTCTACATGAGCAGCCAGGCGACATCGGACGGCCTGCTCACGCTGACCGTCACCTTCAAGCTCGGCACCGACCCGGACAAGGCGCAGCAGCTCGTGCAGAACCGCGTCTCGCAGGCAGAGCCCCGCCTGCCGCAGAACGTGCGCGATCTCGGCATTACCACCGTCAAGAGCTCGCCCGACCTGATGATGGTGGTCAACCTCATCTCGCCGGACAATCGCTACGATATTACCTATCTGCGCAACTACGCCACGCTGAATATCAAGGACCGGCTCGCCCGCCTCGACGGTGTCGGCCAGGTTCGCGTGTTCGGATCGGGCGACTACTCGATGCGTGTCTGGGTCGACCCGCAGAAGGCGGCCGAGCGCGGTCTTGCCGCAAGCGACATAGCCAATGCCATTCGCGCGCAGAACATCCAGGCAGCCGCCGGCATCATTGGCCAGTCGCCGAGCGTTCCCGGCATCGACGTTCAGCTGAACGTCAACGCCCAGGGCCGTCTGACGACGCCGGAGGAATTCGGCAATATCATCGTCAAGAGCGGCAGCAACGGCGAGATCACGCGCCTGCGCGATGTCGCCCGCATCGAGCTCGGCGCGGCCGATTATTCGCTGCGTTCGCTGCTCGACAGCAAGCCGGCAGTCGCTATTCCGGTCTTCCAGTCGCCGGGCTCCAACGCGATCACCATCTCGGACAACGTCGTCAAGACGATGAACGAGCTGCAGACCGCGATGCCCGACGGCGTGAAATACGAAATCGTCTACGACACCACGCAGTTCGTGCGCGCATCGATCGACAAGGTCGTGCATACGCTGCTGGAAGCGATCGCGCTCGTCGTCGTCGTCGTCATCCTGTTCCTGCAGACATGGCGCGCCTCGATCATCCCGCTGATCGCCGTTCCGGTCTCGATCATCGGTACCTTCGCCGTGATGTATGTCTGCGGGTTCTCGATCAACGCACTCAGCCTCTTCGGCCTGGTGCTGGCGATCGGTATCGTCGTTGATGATGCCATCGTGGTCGTCGAGAACGTTGAACGAAACATCGAGAATGGCCTCAGCCCGCGCGACGCGACCTATCGCGCCATGAAGGAAGTCTCCGGTCCGATCATCGCGATCGCGCTGGTGCTGGTCGCCGTCTTCGTGCCGCTGGCCTTCATTTCCGGCCTGTCGGGCCAGTTCTATCGTCAGTTCGCGCTGACGATCGCTATCTCGACCGTCATCTCCGCCTTCAACTCGCTGACCTTGTCTCCGGCCCTGGCGGCGATGCTCTTGAAGGATCACCATGCGCCGAAGGATATGCTGACGCGCGTGATGGACGTGGCGTTCGGCTGGTTCTTCCGCGGCTTCAACAAGGTCTTCCATCGCGGCTCTTCTGCTTATGGTAAGGGCGTCGGCGGCATCCTGTCGGTGAAGAGCCTGGTCATGGTCGTCTATCTCGCCTTGATCGGCGCGACCTACTACCTGTTTCAGGCCGTCCCCGGCGGCTTCGTGCCGCAGCAGGACAAGCAGTATCTGATCGGCTTTGCCCAGCTGCCTGATGGCGCCACCCTCGACCGCACGGATGACGTCATCCAGCGGATGAGCAAGATCGCGCTGGAACAGCCCGGCGTCGAACATGCGATCGCCTTCCCGGGCCTGTCGATCAACGGCTTCACCAACTCCTCCAACGCCGGCATCGTCTTCGTGACTTTGAAGGCATTCGAAGAGCGCACGACGCCCAATCTGTCGGGTGGAGCGATCGCCATGCAGCTGAACCACAAGTTCGGCGCGATCCAGGATGCCTTCATCGCCATGTTCCCGCCGCCGCCCGTCCAGGGCCTCGGCACGACCGGCGGCTTCAAGCTGCAGATCGAGGACCGTGCCGGTCTCGGCTACCAGGCGCTCGACGGGGCCAACAAGGCGTTCCTCGCCAAGGCCTACCAGACGCCGGAGCTAACGGGCATCTTCTCGAGCTACCAGATCAACGTGCCGCAGCTGTTTGCCGATCTCGATCGCGCCAAGGCCGAACAGCTGGGTGTCTCGGTGACTGACGTCTTCGATACGCTGCAGATCTATCTGGGTTCGCTCTACGTCAACGACTTCAACGCTTTCGGCCGTACCTACAGCGTGCGTGTGCAGGCGGACGCCCAGTTCCGTTCGCATGCAAGCGATATCGGCCAGTTGAAGGTTCGCTCGGCGTCGGGCCAGATGATCCCGCTGTCGGCATTGCTGAAGGTCGACGCCAGCACCGGGCCGGAACGGACGACGCGCTACAACGGCTTCCTCGCCGCCGATATCAACGGCGGTCCGGCGCAGGGCTTCTCCTCCGGCCAGGCACAGGCTGCCGTCGAGAGGATCGCCAACGAGACGCTGCCTCCGGGCATCGGCTTCGAATGGACGGAACTGACCTATCAGCAGATCCTGGCCGGCAGTTCGGGCATCGTCATCTTCCCGCTGGCCCTGCTGCTCGTCTATCTCGTGCTGGCAGCTCAGTATGAAAGCGTGAGCCTGCCGCTTGCGATCGTCATGATCGTGCCGATGGGTGTGCTGGCCGCCTTGACGGGCGTCTGGCTGACGGGCGGCGATAACAACATCTTCACGCAGATCGGCTTGATGGTGCTGGTGGGGCTCTCGGCGAAGAACGCGATCCTGATCGTGGAATTCGCCCGCGAGCTGGAGTTCGACGGCCGCAAGCCGGTCCAGGCCGCGATCGAGGCCAGCCGCTTGCGCCTGCGCCCGATCCTGATGACCTCCATGGCCTTCATCATGGGTGTCGTGCCGCTGGTCACCTCGACCGGCGCCGGTGCCGAGATGCGCGCCGCCATGGGTGTCGCGGTGTTTGCCGGCATGATCGGCGTCACCTTCTTCGGCATCTTCATGACGCCGGTCTTCTACGTGCTGATCCGCAGCGTGACGGGCAATCGTCCGCTGAAGCAGCACCCTCACAACGACAACGACCATTCGGCGGAGGTACTCCCGATCGCCGCCGAATAG
- a CDS encoding efflux RND transporter periplasmic adaptor subunit, with protein MKSNGKSWALWGAGMGVAAAVAGAAFYLELPRGAQATETASKAAPPAIPVTVAAVEPRDVTSWQEFSGRLEAIDRVEIRPRVAGAIQSVHFREGALVKQGDLLVTIDPAPYEAAVAQAQAQVGAAKARLNLTQVEVGRGQKLFDNKTISQSDMDTRTSNYAEAEANLKAAQAALQTAQLNLDYTQVRAPIAGRVGKIAVTVGNLVAAGSSSPALTTLVSVDPIYASFNANEQTVTQALSELPTSNGVAPPVEQIPVQIGTASDNGTPIKGKLQLIDNEVDAASGTVSVRAVFDNPGGRLIPGQFVRVRMGQPKAENKLLISERAIGTDQDKKFVFVVSADNKVEYRPISLGDSSDGMRIVTSGLNAGDRIIVNGLQRVRPGAVVDPKLEEKVAAK; from the coding sequence ATGAAGTCCAACGGTAAGAGCTGGGCCCTGTGGGGCGCCGGCATGGGTGTTGCTGCGGCTGTTGCAGGCGCGGCTTTTTATCTGGAGCTGCCGCGCGGCGCTCAGGCAACGGAGACGGCCAGCAAGGCGGCACCGCCGGCGATCCCCGTCACCGTTGCGGCTGTCGAGCCGCGCGACGTGACCTCCTGGCAGGAATTTTCCGGCCGGCTCGAAGCCATCGACCGAGTGGAAATCCGGCCGCGTGTGGCCGGTGCAATCCAGTCCGTGCATTTCCGTGAAGGCGCCTTGGTCAAGCAGGGCGACCTGCTTGTCACGATCGATCCCGCACCCTATGAGGCGGCCGTCGCCCAGGCCCAGGCCCAGGTCGGAGCAGCAAAGGCAAGGCTCAATCTGACCCAGGTCGAAGTTGGCCGCGGGCAGAAGCTCTTCGACAACAAGACCATTTCGCAGAGCGACATGGACACGCGCACAAGCAACTATGCCGAGGCCGAAGCCAACCTGAAGGCGGCGCAAGCAGCCTTGCAGACGGCGCAGTTGAACCTCGACTATACGCAGGTCCGCGCTCCGATCGCCGGCCGCGTCGGCAAGATCGCCGTCACAGTCGGCAATCTCGTCGCTGCCGGTTCGTCTTCGCCGGCACTGACGACGCTTGTTTCGGTCGATCCGATCTATGCAAGCTTCAATGCGAACGAGCAGACGGTCACCCAGGCGCTGTCCGAGCTGCCCACCAGCAATGGTGTGGCTCCGCCGGTGGAGCAGATTCCGGTCCAGATCGGGACGGCAAGCGATAACGGCACGCCGATCAAGGGCAAGTTGCAGTTGATCGACAATGAAGTCGATGCGGCGAGCGGCACCGTCAGCGTTCGCGCCGTGTTCGACAATCCGGGCGGTCGTCTCATCCCCGGTCAGTTCGTGCGGGTCCGCATGGGCCAGCCGAAGGCCGAGAACAAGCTGCTCATCAGCGAGCGTGCGATCGGCACCGACCAGGACAAGAAGTTCGTCTTCGTAGTCAGCGCGGACAACAAGGTCGAATATCGTCCGATCAGCCTTGGCGACAGCTCCGACGGCATGCGCATCGTCACATCTGGCCTGAATGCCGGTGACCGGATCATCGTCAACGGCCTGCAGCGGGTTCGCCCGGGCGCCGTGGTCGATCCGAAGCTGGAAGAGAAGGTCGCCGCCAAATAA
- a CDS encoding DMT family transporter translates to MSTQPNASASIVSAAGLAPLLTVLIWSGNTVVTKASAGVISPGSISFYRWLLAFLVLLPFVGRAVWRNRALLRQHWLKLATLGALGMVIYQSLAYEAAKTTSAVNMGVMIALMPLLSTIFASLLAGEKLSIASLAGGVISLIGLIYLTSQGDPMRLANGGFHIGDGLMIIAVLSNALYGVMLRRWAMPIPMWQQLFWQIGFSTLLLIPIFLMGEISPVTTANLPLILYAAIPTSLVAPLCWMIGIQKLGASRTSLLINLLPIIVAALAWALLGEQLHAYHAIGGALALIGVGLGLRRAPAKNDPTDEAGWKPEEA, encoded by the coding sequence ATGAGCACCCAGCCGAACGCTTCCGCATCCATCGTCAGCGCGGCCGGACTTGCGCCGCTACTGACGGTGCTGATCTGGTCCGGCAATACCGTCGTCACCAAGGCGTCCGCCGGTGTGATCTCGCCGGGCTCCATCTCCTTCTATCGTTGGTTGCTTGCCTTCCTCGTGCTCCTGCCCTTCGTCGGCCGTGCCGTATGGCGCAACCGCGCCCTGCTCCGGCAGCATTGGCTGAAGCTCGCCACTCTCGGCGCGCTTGGCATGGTGATCTACCAGAGCCTCGCCTATGAGGCGGCGAAGACGACCTCTGCCGTCAATATGGGCGTGATGATCGCTTTGATGCCGCTGCTGTCGACGATTTTCGCAAGCCTGCTTGCCGGCGAAAAATTGAGCATCGCCAGCCTGGCGGGCGGCGTGATTTCCCTGATCGGGCTCATCTATCTGACGTCTCAAGGCGACCCGATGCGGCTCGCGAATGGCGGCTTCCATATCGGCGACGGCCTGATGATCATCGCCGTCCTCTCGAATGCGCTTTACGGGGTGATGCTGAGACGGTGGGCGATGCCGATTCCGATGTGGCAGCAGCTTTTCTGGCAGATCGGTTTCTCGACCCTGCTGCTGATCCCGATCTTCCTGATGGGCGAGATTTCGCCGGTCACCACGGCCAATCTGCCGCTGATCCTCTATGCCGCGATCCCGACCTCCCTCGTCGCGCCGCTCTGCTGGATGATCGGCATTCAGAAGCTCGGCGCGAGCCGCACCTCGCTGCTGATCAATCTCCTGCCCATTATCGTCGCGGCTCTGGCCTGGGCGCTCCTTGGAGAACAGCTGCATGCCTATCATGCGATCGGCGGCGCGCTTGCCCTCATCGGCGTCGGCCTCGGCCTGCGAAGGGCCCCGGCGAAGAACGATCCGACAGATGAGGCGGGCTGGAAGCCTGAGGAGGCCTGA
- a CDS encoding GntR family transcriptional regulator — MRIALEPVSSRTTIQESVYQQLKNALMAGNFDPGQTLTIASLAETFGTSNMPVREALRRLAAENALEVAANGSARIPIVTLARLDDLCRARIAVEGLAAELGMPNLTPTDIETLERIAGEQHVIGLGANVYDLMAKNQQFHFTIYRASGSEVLLQLIETLWLRFGPYMRMLSASVEPLMRSGELDPAGEHVAIVNALKAGDFAAARDGVVADISRTHEILRDYCPATQDEPRKGSGSARR, encoded by the coding sequence GTGCGCATAGCCCTGGAACCGGTGTCCTCCAGAACGACGATCCAGGAGAGCGTCTATCAGCAGCTCAAGAACGCGCTCATGGCCGGCAATTTCGATCCCGGCCAGACCCTGACCATCGCCTCGCTCGCCGAAACCTTCGGAACCAGCAACATGCCGGTGCGCGAGGCCCTGCGCCGGCTGGCAGCCGAAAATGCGCTTGAGGTCGCAGCCAACGGCTCGGCCCGCATTCCGATCGTCACCCTCGCCCGGCTGGACGATCTCTGCCGGGCCCGCATCGCCGTGGAAGGCCTGGCCGCCGAACTCGGCATGCCGAACCTCACCCCAACAGACATTGAAACGCTCGAACGCATTGCCGGCGAACAGCATGTGATCGGCCTCGGCGCCAATGTCTACGACCTGATGGCCAAGAACCAGCAGTTCCATTTCACCATCTACCGCGCCTCCGGCTCCGAGGTGCTGCTGCAGCTTATCGAAACTTTGTGGCTGCGCTTCGGCCCCTACATGCGCATGCTCTCGGCCTCGGTCGAGCCCTTGATGCGCAGCGGCGAGCTCGATCCCGCCGGCGAGCATGTTGCCATCGTCAACGCTTTGAAGGCGGGGGACTTCGCCGCAGCCCGCGACGGTGTCGTCGCCGATATCAGCCGCACTCATGAAATCCTCAGGGATTATTGCCCGGCGACGCAGGACGAGCCGCGCAAGGGCTCCGGCTCGGCGCGTCGCTGA
- a CDS encoding LysR family transcriptional regulator, producing the protein MDQLSAMRAFARVVETGNFTRAAAALSMPKATVTTLIQSLEAHLHAKLLNRTTRRVMVTTDGALYYERAVQILSEIEELDGSISNSQSLPSGRLRVEMAGAFAEKIVMPALCDFHQRYPDIHIDLGVGDRLVDYLAENVDCALRAGMPSDQSLIARRVGEIHLVTCAAPLYIEKHGFPERPEDLETSHYAVSYFRAQTGRTIPFLFEHGNEALEISPRYILSVNDSRSYLQAALMGLGIAQVPSFMARDALASGELVPILSGWTRPSLPLHIVYPPNRHLSNKVRVFVDWMAKLLVTSRVGEA; encoded by the coding sequence ATGGATCAGTTATCAGCAATGCGGGCATTCGCGCGCGTGGTGGAAACGGGTAATTTCACCCGCGCCGCGGCCGCCCTTTCCATGCCGAAGGCGACGGTGACGACGCTCATCCAGTCGCTTGAGGCGCATCTGCATGCCAAGCTTCTTAACCGCACGACTCGGCGCGTCATGGTGACGACGGACGGTGCGCTCTATTACGAACGCGCGGTTCAGATCCTTTCGGAAATAGAAGAGCTGGACGGCAGCATCAGCAATTCGCAGAGCCTGCCGAGCGGGCGCCTGCGCGTCGAAATGGCCGGCGCCTTCGCCGAGAAGATCGTCATGCCGGCGTTGTGCGATTTCCATCAACGCTATCCCGATATCCATATCGACCTCGGCGTCGGCGACCGTCTGGTGGATTATCTGGCCGAGAATGTCGATTGCGCGCTCCGCGCCGGCATGCCGAGCGACCAATCTCTGATTGCCCGCCGTGTCGGTGAAATACACCTCGTCACCTGCGCGGCTCCGCTTTACATCGAGAAGCATGGCTTCCCGGAACGGCCGGAGGATCTGGAAACCAGCCATTATGCGGTCAGCTATTTTCGCGCGCAAACCGGCCGTACGATTCCATTCCTGTTCGAACACGGCAACGAGGCACTGGAAATCAGCCCGCGCTACATCCTCTCGGTGAATGACAGCCGCAGCTATCTCCAGGCGGCATTGATGGGGCTCGGCATCGCGCAAGTTCCCAGCTTCATGGCTCGGGACGCGCTTGCAAGCGGCGAGCTCGTTCCCATTCTTTCCGGCTGGACCCGGCCGTCATTGCCCCTGCACATCGTCTATCCGCCCAACCGGCACCTCAGCAACAAGGTGCGTGTCTTCGTAGACTGGATGGCGAAATTGCTGGTGACCTCGCGAGTGGGCGAGGCTTGA
- a CDS encoding alpha/beta hydrolase yields MSAPWKDVVLENVPTGPVEARIYNGEGLKKAAPLVLYLHGGAFLDTDHATDRPVAISLAEAGAIVVAADYTSGNQNAFPKVLECAYGILAYLSNKRNMLALGGAKKSLLFVAGEESGGNVAAGVALKARDQMPGSLDGQVLISPLLDPFMGSKSFLQAEESGMRERWTDGWNRYLGFLGGVCHPYAAPRYCSRLSGLAPALVLTAEDDPLRDESMEYGSRLKAAGVRVRQQVLPAGTGWPTLYGGQSKDRPSWQQDICCCFKGFVEDVQA; encoded by the coding sequence ATGAGTGCGCCGTGGAAAGATGTTGTGCTGGAAAACGTGCCTACGGGGCCCGTGGAAGCCCGGATCTACAACGGCGAAGGTTTGAAGAAGGCGGCACCTCTTGTGCTTTATCTGCACGGCGGCGCTTTCCTCGACACCGATCATGCGACCGACAGACCAGTGGCGATAAGCCTCGCCGAGGCTGGTGCCATCGTGGTTGCCGCGGATTATACCAGCGGCAATCAGAATGCTTTTCCGAAGGTGCTCGAATGCGCCTACGGGATTCTCGCTTATCTCAGCAACAAGCGGAACATGCTTGCGCTGGGTGGAGCGAAAAAATCGCTGCTGTTTGTCGCCGGAGAGGAATCGGGTGGCAATGTTGCAGCGGGTGTCGCTTTAAAGGCGCGCGATCAGATGCCCGGTTCGTTGGACGGACAGGTGCTGATTTCGCCTTTGCTTGATCCTTTCATGGGATCGAAATCTTTCCTCCAGGCGGAGGAAAGCGGCATGCGCGAGCGCTGGACGGACGGCTGGAACCGATACCTGGGCTTCCTGGGCGGTGTCTGCCACCCTTATGCAGCGCCTCGATACTGTTCGCGGCTTTCGGGCCTCGCGCCGGCATTGGTGCTCACGGCCGAGGACGACCCGCTCCGCGACGAGAGCATGGAATACGGCAGCCGGCTGAAAGCAGCCGGCGTCCGTGTTCGCCAGCAAGTCCTTCCCGCCGGGACAGGCTGGCCCACTCTCTACGGCGGGCAGTCGAAAGACAGGCCTTCGTGGCAGCAGGACATCTGTTGCTGTTTCAAGGGTTTTGTCGAAGACGTGCAGGCTTGA
- a CDS encoding sigma-70 family RNA polymerase sigma factor: MDEKKWQVEKFEANRPHLRAVAYRMLGSRTEAEDAVQEAWLRLVRSDTSDIENLSGWLTTVAARICLDLLRARKSRREEPLTVHIPEPMVMHEAGAGTDPEQDALLADSVGLALLVVLEKLNPAERLAFVLHDMFDVSFDEIAPIVGRTTVATRQLASRARRRVQDTPSATEADLTRQRHVVDAFFTASRHGDMQALLAVLDPEAVFRPDAVAARMGSVSEIRGRADVAKTFHGRAQAARLAVINGAVGAIVVIGGQLRIALHFTVGQDGMVATISAMADPEELRKLEIVLIEP, from the coding sequence ATGGACGAAAAAAAGTGGCAGGTTGAAAAATTCGAGGCGAACCGGCCGCATCTGCGCGCGGTTGCCTACCGCATGCTCGGCTCGCGGACAGAGGCCGAAGATGCAGTACAGGAAGCATGGCTGCGCCTGGTCCGGAGCGACACCTCGGACATCGAAAATCTGAGCGGATGGCTGACGACGGTCGCGGCGCGCATCTGCCTCGACTTGCTGCGTGCCCGTAAATCCCGCCGCGAGGAGCCGCTGACAGTCCATATCCCCGAACCGATGGTCATGCATGAAGCCGGAGCCGGCACCGACCCGGAACAGGATGCATTGCTGGCCGATTCCGTCGGTCTTGCCCTCCTTGTCGTGCTGGAAAAACTAAACCCGGCCGAACGGCTCGCCTTTGTTCTGCACGATATGTTCGACGTATCTTTCGACGAGATCGCCCCCATCGTCGGCCGCACCACCGTCGCGACACGTCAGCTTGCAAGCCGCGCCCGCCGCCGCGTGCAAGACACGCCGTCAGCGACCGAGGCCGATCTCACCCGCCAGCGCCACGTCGTCGATGCCTTCTTCACCGCCTCGCGTCATGGCGACATGCAGGCGCTCCTTGCCGTCCTCGATCCCGAGGCGGTCTTCCGTCCGGATGCGGTTGCGGCACGCATGGGCTCCGTCAGCGAAATCCGCGGGCGCGCCGACGTCGCCAAGACCTTCCACGGCCGCGCGCAGGCAGCCCGGCTCGCCGTCATCAACGGCGCGGTCGGCGCCATCGTGGTGATCGGCGGGCAGTTGCGCATTGCCCTTCACTTCACCGTCGGCCAAGACGGCATGGTCGCGACCATCAGCGCGATGGCCGATCCGGAAGAGCTGCGCAAGCTGGAGATCGTCTTGATCGAACCGTAG
- a CDS encoding helix-turn-helix transcriptional regulator, whose product MSVRSPRIEGDPPNPVSFRTENYRAGTVFPKKSQPWGELNYALIGVCEFDIQGVRYLSPPHYAIWLPPDTMHGAYNQHDLRYVTVYVERALCHDLPDKPSTLSISPLLKAILADFAARDVTMPETAEDLRLAQVLVDQIRLAPRCESYLPLSDDPLLGPVLSALQADPGDRHSLSEWARRMGTTERTLSRRCQDDLGLSFNEWRQRLKLVAALSLIEAGEPVHRIAAQLGYSNASAFIAMFRRLTGTSPTQMR is encoded by the coding sequence ATGTCCGTCAGGTCTCCACGCATCGAGGGTGATCCGCCGAATCCGGTTTCCTTCCGAACCGAGAATTATAGGGCAGGTACGGTTTTTCCCAAAAAGAGCCAGCCTTGGGGCGAGCTCAACTATGCCCTCATCGGTGTCTGCGAGTTCGACATTCAGGGCGTGCGCTATCTCTCGCCGCCGCATTATGCGATCTGGCTGCCGCCGGATACGATGCATGGCGCCTATAACCAGCATGACCTGCGCTATGTGACCGTCTATGTCGAACGCGCGCTCTGCCACGATCTACCGGACAAGCCTTCGACGCTCAGCATCAGTCCGCTGCTGAAGGCGATCCTAGCGGATTTCGCGGCTCGCGATGTCACCATGCCCGAAACAGCCGAGGATCTGCGGTTGGCTCAGGTTCTGGTCGACCAGATTCGCCTGGCGCCACGCTGCGAAAGCTATCTGCCGCTCTCCGACGATCCGCTGCTCGGGCCGGTGCTGAGTGCGCTGCAGGCCGATCCCGGCGACCGGCACTCCCTCTCGGAATGGGCGCGCAGGATGGGAACGACCGAGCGTACTTTGTCGCGCCGATGCCAGGACGATCTTGGCCTTTCCTTTAACGAATGGCGCCAGCGGCTGAAACTCGTTGCCGCGCTGTCGCTGATCGAGGCCGGCGAGCCGGTGCACCGGATCGCAGCGCAATTGGGCTACAGCAACGCTTCCGCCTTCATCGCCATGTTCCGCAGGCTGACGGGCACCAGCCCGACGCAGATGCGATAG
- a CDS encoding carboxymuconolactone decarboxylase family protein, protein MQARMKNPALVLPETLQALLAVSNSIKDQGLSENIMDLVHLRVSQINGCSVCTDMGFRKLQKAGETMERIVGVSAWREMPYFSDAERAALALGEAATRLADRADAVSDEIWSEAAKHFDEKALSALIVSIAIDNVWNRLNATVRQQAGASWN, encoded by the coding sequence ATGCAAGCTCGTATGAAGAACCCAGCCCTCGTTCTGCCCGAAACGCTTCAGGCGCTTCTGGCCGTCAGCAATTCGATCAAGGATCAGGGTCTTTCGGAAAATATCATGGACCTCGTGCATCTGCGCGTCAGCCAGATCAACGGCTGCAGCGTCTGCACGGATATGGGCTTTCGCAAGCTCCAGAAGGCCGGCGAGACGATGGAGCGGATCGTCGGCGTCTCCGCCTGGCGCGAAATGCCCTATTTCTCGGATGCCGAGCGCGCGGCTCTGGCGCTTGGAGAAGCGGCCACGCGGCTTGCCGACCGGGCGGATGCCGTCAGCGACGAGATCTGGAGCGAGGCAGCAAAACATTTCGACGAAAAGGCACTGTCGGCCCTGATAGTCTCGATCGCGATCGACAATGTCTGGAATCGCCTGAACGCGACGGTCCGCCAGCAGGCAGGCGCATCCTGGAACTGA